A window of Microbacterium sp. Root61 genomic DNA:
GCGACATCCGTGAACATGTGGGCGGCATCGGCGAGCAGCGCGAGCGAGCCGGACAGCACCGAGCCGATCACCTGGACGACGAGCACCACCGACGTGATCGTCAACGACAGCGCCAGAAGGCGCCGGTTGCTGGTGCCTCGGATGCCGCTCGTGCCGGAGGGTGCGTGGTCGTGCATATGACCAGGCTAGGCCGCGGTCGGACCGCCGAGACGCCAAACCGCCCTCTCGGGAATGAGTCTGATTCTCAGTCCCGGCTGCGCGAGACGCGGCAACGCGCTCCGGGGACGACGGCGGGTCAGAGGGTGGCGAGGAGCGGGACGAGCTCGACGAACGCGCGGGCGCGGTGGGATGCCGCGTTCTTCTCCTCGGCCGACCACTCCGCGACGGTGCGCTCGGATGCCGCATCCTGTCCGTCCGGGATGAAGATCGGGTCGTACCCGAACCCACCGGCCCCCGCCGGGGCCGTCGCGAGTCGACCGGGCCAGATCCCCTCCACCACGCGCTCGGACGGGTTCTCGCCCGGCACGACCAGCGCGATCGTCGAAACGAAGTGCGCGGTGCGGTGCGGGTCGGCGACGTCGAAGAGCTGGTCGAGCAGCAGTTCGAGATTGGCCACGGCGTCCTTCTTGTGCCCGGCCCAATAGGCCGAGAACACGCCGGGCGATCCGCCCAGGACGTCGACGCAGATGCCGGAGTCGTCCGCGACCGCGGGCAGCCCGGTGTGCGCGGCAGCGGCGCGGGCCTTGATCAGGGCGTTCGCGGCGAAGGTCACGCCGTCTTCGACCGGCTCCGGACCGTCGTAGCCGACGACCTCGATGTCGGGCCGGGTCGTGGCCACGATGGTGCGGAACTCCTCGACCTTGTGCGGATTGTGGGTCGCCAGCACGACGACACGGCGCTCTGCGCCCGAGGACGAGGAGTTCTGCACGCCACTCACTCCGCTGCGGAGGCGGCGGCGGCGAGAGAGGCCAGCTGCAGGTCGCGCAGATCCGCGCAGCCGGCGACGCCCAGCTCGAGGAGAGCGTCGAGTTCGCGCTTGTCGAACGGCGCGCCCTCCGCGGTGCCCTGCACCTCGACGAACAGGCCGCGGCCCGTGACGACGACGTTCATATCGGTCTCGGCGCGGACGTCCTCGACATACGCGAGGTCGAGCATCGGCTCGCCGTCGATGATGCCGACCGAGACTGCGGCGACCGAGTCG
This region includes:
- the rdgB gene encoding RdgB/HAM1 family non-canonical purine NTP pyrophosphatase, whose translation is MSGVQNSSSSGAERRVVVLATHNPHKVEEFRTIVATTRPDIEVVGYDGPEPVEDGVTFAANALIKARAAAAHTGLPAVADDSGICVDVLGGSPGVFSAYWAGHKKDAVANLELLLDQLFDVADPHRTAHFVSTIALVVPGENPSERVVEGIWPGRLATAPAGAGGFGYDPIFIPDGQDAASERTVAEWSAEEKNAASHRARAFVELVPLLATL